A stretch of Tenrec ecaudatus isolate mTenEca1 chromosome 2, mTenEca1.hap1, whole genome shotgun sequence DNA encodes these proteins:
- the THOC3 gene encoding THO complex subunit 3, with protein MAAPATALGASALGQGGPGSIASWNTVSSGPSRYLVGMQELFRGHSKTREFPAHSAKVHSVAWSCDGRRLASGSFDKTASVFLLEKDRLVKENNYRGHGDSVDQLCWHPSNPDLFVTASGDKTIRIWDVRTTKCIATVNTKGENINICWSPDGQTIAVGNKDDVVTFIDAKTHRSKAEEQFKFEVNEISWNNDNNMFFLTNGNGCINILSYPELKPVQSINAHPSNCICIKFDPTGKYFATGSADALVSLWDVDELVCVRCFSRLDWPVRTLSFSHDGKMLASASEDHFIDIAEVQTGDKLWEVQCESPTFTVAWHPKRPLLAFACDDKDGKYDSSREAGTVKLFGLPNDS; from the exons ATGGCCGCCCCTGCGACCGCCTTGGGGGCCTCAGCACTGGGCCAGGGCGGTCCCGGTTCGATAGCCTCCTGGAACACCGTGTCCAGCGGCCCATCGCGCTACCTGGTCGGCATGCAGGAGCTCTTCCGGGGCCACAGCAAGACTCGCGAGTTCCCGGCGCACAGCGCCAAAGTGCACTCGGTGGCCTGGAGCTGCGACGGGCGCCGCCTGGCCTCGGGCTCCTTCGACAAGACGGCGAGCGTCTTCTTGCTGGAGAAAGACCGCCTG gtcaaagaaaataattatcGGGGACACGGGGATAGCGTGGACCAGCTCTGTTGGCATCCCAGCAATCCAGACCTCTTTGTCACTGCGTCTGGAGATAAAACCATCCGTATCTGGGATGTGAGGACGACAAAGTGCATCGCCACCGTGAACACTAAAG GGGAGAACATTAATATCTGCTGGAGTCCAGATGGGCAGACCATTGCCGTAGGCAACAAGGACGACGTGGTGACCTtcattgatgccaagacacaccgGTCCAAAGCAGAGGAGCAGTTCAAGTTTGAGGTCAACGAAATCTCCTGGAACAATGACAATAACATGTTCTTCCTGACAAATGGCAATGGGTGTATCAACATTCTCAG TTACCCAGAGCTGAAGCCCGTGCAGTCCATCAACGCCCACCCTTCCAACTGCATCTGCATCAAGTTCGACCCCACGGGGAAGTACTTTGCCACGGGAAGTGCGGACGCGCTGGTCAGCCTGTGGGACGTGGACGAGCTGGTGTGCGTGCGGTGCTTTTCTAG GCTGGACTGGCCTGTGAGGACCCTCAGTTTCAGCCATGATGGGAAAATGCTGGCCTCAGCGTCGGAAGATCATTTCATCGACATTGCTGAAGTCCAGACAG GAGACAAGCTGTGGGAGGTGCAGTGTGAGTCCCCAACCTTCACCGTGGCGTGGCACCCCAAAAGGCCTCTGCTGGCCTTTGCGTGTGATGACAAAGATGGGAAATATGACAGCAGTCGGGAAGCAGGGACTGTGAAGCTGTTCGGGCTTCCTAATGACTCCTGA